Proteins encoded in a region of the Enterococcus gilvus ATCC BAA-350 genome:
- a CDS encoding helix-turn-helix domain-containing protein, which yields MRRLLKNTTQRRLAIIGVLRDLIGWQNPEMIADLLDCSVKTILSDVDAINDHWGEHVGVEYSRTNGLRLNDALNNKTRQLARDLMDESEAFTFLERIFFQPNEDMDYWINELFVSEATFYRMIKQLDKVLKEKGLVLERRPFRITAKNEGWVRVFYVQLFLEKYGVNEWPFNLEREKIIDFIRVATHSFDMDYNDREVLESSYLLAVIIVRASQGFALTEHEKLELEPPMITALLSLRPIADETVEGSEYIVIKDWHYEVANSLFCACFISRFDPSCALTLKYLELFLDELSKFYGLTLSGKRRKSMLQKLLQIQAAYQVCPYPRSILFDSAAYFSRNAKVQYPHFTKCIQQLLLKMERTTGDPWFSQFYFSVLTVLFKEWKGLAHSLDVHSSKVKIFVVSDSGESHANMIAELIRSRFYYRVVIETHKGSALDFQHDESFKAYDLVIANYPIKNYSYRNLKIVDDFLTESDLSSIGTFVKEIR from the coding sequence GTGCGAAGATTACTTAAAAACACAACACAGCGGCGTCTAGCCATCATCGGTGTTTTAAGAGATTTAATAGGGTGGCAGAATCCAGAAATGATTGCAGATCTATTAGATTGTTCCGTAAAAACAATCTTATCAGATGTTGATGCAATCAATGATCATTGGGGAGAACATGTTGGCGTTGAGTATTCCCGTACGAATGGCTTAAGATTAAACGATGCTCTTAATAATAAGACGCGTCAGTTAGCGCGAGATTTGATGGATGAATCGGAAGCATTTACTTTTTTGGAAAGAATATTCTTCCAGCCAAATGAGGATATGGATTACTGGATCAATGAATTATTTGTCAGTGAAGCGACCTTTTATCGAATGATCAAACAACTTGATAAAGTGTTGAAAGAAAAAGGACTTGTTCTTGAACGTAGACCATTTCGGATCACTGCGAAAAATGAAGGATGGGTACGTGTATTTTATGTGCAATTGTTTTTAGAAAAGTATGGTGTCAATGAGTGGCCATTTAATTTAGAACGCGAGAAGATCATTGATTTTATCAGAGTTGCGACGCACTCATTCGATATGGATTATAACGATCGCGAAGTATTGGAGAGCAGTTACCTATTGGCAGTGATCATCGTGAGAGCTTCGCAGGGATTCGCTTTGACAGAACACGAAAAATTGGAGCTGGAACCGCCTATGATCACTGCGCTCTTGTCCCTGCGGCCTATAGCAGATGAAACGGTGGAAGGTTCAGAATACATCGTGATAAAGGATTGGCATTATGAGGTCGCGAACAGTTTATTTTGTGCGTGTTTTATTAGCAGGTTTGATCCTAGTTGCGCGTTGACATTAAAATATTTAGAACTTTTTTTAGATGAGTTGTCAAAGTTTTATGGGTTGACGCTATCTGGCAAACGAAGGAAAAGCATGCTGCAAAAGCTTCTGCAAATTCAAGCAGCGTATCAAGTGTGTCCCTATCCGCGTTCAATCTTATTTGATTCAGCCGCTTACTTTTCTCGGAATGCGAAGGTACAGTACCCGCATTTTACTAAATGTATTCAACAGCTGCTTTTGAAAATGGAACGAACGACAGGCGATCCATGGTTCAGCCAATTTTATTTTTCAGTCTTAACGGTTCTCTTTAAGGAGTGGAAGGGACTGGCGCATTCCCTGGATGTTCATTCATCGAAGGTCAAGATTTTCGTAGTAAGTGATTCTGGAGAGAGTCATGCGAATATGATCGCAGAACTGATCCGAAGCCGCTTTTATTATCGAGTCGTCATTGAGACGCATAAAGGTTCGGCATTGGATTTCCAACACGACGAGAGTTTCAAAGCGTACGATCTTGTCATTGCAAACTATCCAATCAAAAATTACTCCTACAGAAACCTAAAAATTGTTGATGACTTTTTAACAGAAAGTGACCTATCCTCTATCGGAACATTTGTAAAAGAAATTCGCTAG
- a CDS encoding MutS-related protein, with translation MEVWVVVIGIIVIMAFILTLMDLFFKYKLRIHIRKCWGKIPQQTRFDKEESLKAAWQIEKQFHGWESEIDDLTWYDLDMQAIFELINGTYSSIGSEALYQRLRNYNFYQSGDLEELIHFYQDNPETREKIQFHFASLGKQDNNFTKQYIANGKKEKLGNLWLYVLLGMLPLISIIVLVTISPVGIFLLLGSIMFNVIFYMINKNRLETELECMRYLVQSISLANKLSTIVTPLQDEIVKNVAPLRGIAKWGFSFRIKSNSEADIVFEYLNLALMIPFISYNFVLTRLSNYSQEAINLWKLLGELEVSAAILNFRTYFPSTCQPEYAQGGIQAEDIYHPLVDYPVVNPVDWQKNTLVTGSNASGKSTYVKSIAISAILAQTINTAIARQFTMQPGHVLTSMAVEDDVLAGDSYFVAEIKSIKRLLDQVEKGKRCYCFIDEILKGTNTIERIAASSSVVKWLNEYSSLSFVATHDIELTEMLKQYCENVHFEETIEEGKGITFDYILKQGPAVTRNALALLEVMDYPKKIVDLARAEARYFDEQRTWPMSDCNEE, from the coding sequence ATGGAAGTATGGGTGGTAGTAATTGGCATAATAGTGATAATGGCGTTCATTTTGACGTTAATGGACCTCTTTTTTAAGTATAAATTGCGTATACATATTCGGAAATGTTGGGGAAAAATTCCTCAACAAACTCGATTTGATAAAGAGGAAAGTTTAAAAGCGGCATGGCAGATTGAAAAGCAATTCCATGGATGGGAGAGCGAGATTGATGATTTAACTTGGTACGATCTGGACATGCAGGCGATTTTTGAATTAATCAATGGAACATATTCCAGTATTGGTTCAGAAGCACTTTATCAGCGCTTGCGAAATTATAATTTCTATCAGTCAGGTGATTTAGAAGAATTGATTCACTTTTATCAAGATAATCCTGAAACCAGAGAGAAGATTCAATTTCATTTCGCTAGTTTGGGGAAGCAAGATAATAATTTTACTAAGCAATATATTGCAAATGGTAAAAAAGAAAAATTAGGTAACTTATGGCTATACGTCCTTCTGGGTATGTTGCCGCTCATTAGCATAATTGTACTTGTTACAATCAGTCCAGTCGGGATTTTTCTGCTATTGGGTTCGATCATGTTTAACGTCATTTTTTATATGATAAATAAGAATAGGCTTGAAACCGAACTGGAATGTATGCGATATCTGGTTCAATCCATTTCATTAGCCAATAAATTAAGTACGATCGTTACGCCACTGCAAGATGAGATTGTTAAAAATGTTGCTCCACTGAGAGGGATTGCCAAGTGGGGATTTTCATTTCGAATAAAGAGTAATAGCGAGGCGGATATCGTATTTGAATACCTTAATTTGGCCCTTATGATTCCTTTCATCTCATACAATTTTGTGCTTACCCGGTTGAGCAACTATAGTCAAGAAGCAATCAATTTATGGAAACTTTTAGGTGAACTGGAAGTCTCCGCTGCAATACTGAACTTTCGAACATATTTCCCTTCGACCTGTCAGCCTGAGTATGCTCAAGGTGGTATTCAAGCAGAAGATATCTATCACCCATTGGTGGACTATCCTGTGGTGAATCCTGTTGATTGGCAAAAAAACACCTTAGTTACAGGCTCGAATGCTTCTGGAAAATCAACCTATGTTAAAAGTATCGCTATTAGTGCAATTTTAGCGCAAACAATTAACACGGCAATAGCAAGGCAGTTTACTATGCAGCCGGGGCATGTGTTAACATCAATGGCTGTTGAGGATGACGTTTTGGCTGGGGATAGTTATTTTGTAGCTGAAATAAAGTCGATTAAACGGCTGCTAGACCAAGTGGAAAAAGGAAAACGATGCTATTGCTTTATTGATGAAATATTAAAAGGGACGAACACGATTGAACGGATAGCTGCTTCTTCCAGTGTGGTCAAGTGGTTGAATGAGTATTCAAGCCTAAGTTTTGTAGCGACCCATGATATCGAGCTGACCGAGATGCTGAAGCAGTACTGCGAGAATGTGCATTTTGAAGAAACTATAGAAGAAGGAAAAGGGATTACGTTTGATTACATACTAAAACAAGGACCAGCAGTTACGCGTAACGCGTTAGCATTGTTAGAAGTAATGGATTATCCCAAAAAAATAGTAGATCTGGCACGGGCAGAGGCGCGTTATTTTGACGAACAACGAACGTGGCCAATGAGTGATTGTAACGAGGAATGA